One segment of Candidatus Thorarchaeota archaeon DNA contains the following:
- a CDS encoding ABC transporter permease, whose translation MEDRDGLLNRIRKEASRAWAIGWKDIRVYYLSPPTLMFGVMFPFALFFTFTVGRNLNITQMLPVLFSQTVFWASSTVGPVVIPLERRMKTFDRYLSAPMSLLSVIIGKSLAGIAFGLMVSIVPLAIGFLFFSLQIADILLFSTGILLSCVTFAAMGIMFASVPTENVGNIMMPMNFIRIPLLFISGIFIPIESLPIAGQILSLISPLTHTLVLVRLGMGVQSFPIPPAASVLALILTSLIFFVISKQFHEINKRRE comes from the coding sequence ATGGAAGACAGAGATGGGTTACTAAATCGTATTAGAAAAGAAGCTTCGCGAGCATGGGCAATAGGATGGAAAGACATACGGGTCTATTATCTTTCGCCACCAACACTGATGTTTGGCGTGATGTTTCCTTTTGCTTTATTCTTCACTTTCACGGTTGGACGCAATCTTAATATCACACAAATGCTGCCAGTGCTGTTTTCGCAAACCGTCTTCTGGGCCTCCTCCACTGTTGGCCCAGTTGTCATCCCGTTAGAACGTCGGATGAAAACATTCGATCGTTATCTCTCAGCACCGATGTCCTTGCTGTCGGTTATCATTGGTAAATCACTGGCTGGCATTGCCTTTGGGCTAATGGTTTCAATCGTTCCGCTAGCAATTGGATTCCTGTTTTTCTCGCTGCAGATTGCAGACATTCTTCTATTCTCGACGGGAATTCTCCTTTCTTGTGTAACATTTGCAGCCATGGGAATAATGTTTGCCAGTGTGCCAACAGAGAATGTGGGAAACATCATGATGCCAATGAACTTCATTCGCATTCCGTTACTGTTCATAAGCGGCATATTCATCCCCATTGAGAGTCTACCTATTGCAGGTCAGATTCTATCCCTCATATCTCCCCTAACTCATACACTCGTGCTTGTCAGACTTGGTATGGGCGTCCAGTCCTTCCCGATACCCCCTGCTGCGAGTGTACTGGCACTCATACTCACTAGCCTGATTTTCTTCGTGATAAGCAAGCAATTTCATGAAATCAATAAGCGGAGAGAGTAA
- a CDS encoding ATP-binding cassette domain-containing protein produces the protein MNAIEVENLTKQFDDFTAVDGISFEVEKGAIFGFLGPNGAGKTTTTRMLTGISTPTAGTARIMGYDIQKESFRAKEQMGVVTDISNVYNDLSAWENLIFTAKLYGLHRDEREERAHELLDMFGLAQVREENVREFSGGMRRRLTIAMALINNANVLFLDEPTTALDVQSVRTIRDLIRELNEQGKTIFLTTHNMAEANELCTEIAIINRGRIGTIGTPEKLKQAMQKMHSVEVAFEDHSPNLVENLSHLSSVREAEKRGDKIRLYTTEPSATLSEAFSFAKERHLKLISVNTLSPTLEDVFLELTGEKIVKRQEEGKGKGRGRGPPKRRR, from the coding sequence GTGAATGCTATTGAAGTAGAGAATCTAACAAAGCAATTCGATGACTTTACAGCGGTCGATGGAATCAGCTTTGAAGTGGAGAAGGGAGCTATATTCGGTTTCCTAGGGCCGAATGGGGCAGGAAAGACAACAACTACGCGTATGCTTACAGGGATATCAACACCAACCGCGGGAACGGCTCGGATAATGGGCTATGACATCCAGAAAGAATCGTTCCGTGCCAAGGAACAGATGGGCGTTGTAACAGACATCTCGAATGTATACAATGACCTTTCAGCATGGGAGAACCTCATTTTCACAGCCAAACTCTACGGCCTTCATCGGGATGAGCGAGAAGAAAGGGCACACGAATTGCTCGATATGTTCGGCCTGGCACAGGTCAGAGAAGAAAACGTACGGGAATTTTCGGGCGGTATGCGACGTCGGCTAACTATTGCAATGGCGCTCATCAACAATGCTAACGTCCTCTTCTTGGACGAGCCAACTACAGCATTGGATGTTCAGAGCGTGAGAACGATTCGAGATCTCATTCGAGAGCTCAATGAGCAGGGAAAGACCATTTTCCTAACCACTCATAACATGGCAGAAGCAAACGAGTTGTGTACAGAGATAGCCATTATAAATCGAGGGCGAATCGGAACTATTGGTACTCCCGAGAAGCTGAAACAGGCTATGCAGAAAATGCATTCTGTGGAGGTTGCCTTTGAAGACCATAGTCCCAACCTAGTTGAAAATCTGAGTCACTTGAGTAGTGTACGTGAAGCTGAGAAACGGGGAGATAAGATAAGATTGTACACGACAGAACCTTCTGCAACACTCTCCGAAGCTTTCTCATTTGCGAAAGAAAGGCATCTGAAGTTGATAAGCGTAAACACCCTAAGTCCCACCCTTGAAGATGTCTTTCTTGAGCTTACAGGAGAAAAAATTGTGAAAAGACAAGAAGAAGGCAAAGGAAAGGGTCGTGGAAGAGGACCACCCAAAAGGAGGAGATGA
- a CDS encoding Lrp/AsnC family transcriptional regulator, translating into MHDLDSTDERIIEILKNNARSSLRDMADKEGVNLSASSIRNRMLKLEQEGIIKKYTVSVDHRKMGFDIQMMILVRATPKKVDSVLSELEGHENVHDTYRTSGSVNVLCLVRARNMKSLTDFLENSLQKMDGIKSYESLLILE; encoded by the coding sequence ATGCACGATTTGGACTCTACAGATGAAAGAATCATTGAGATTCTCAAGAACAACGCGCGTAGCTCTTTAAGAGATATGGCAGATAAGGAGGGTGTCAATCTTAGTGCCAGTTCGATCCGCAATAGGATGCTGAAGCTAGAACAAGAAGGCATCATCAAGAAATACACCGTTTCGGTTGACCATCGCAAGATGGGCTTTGATATCCAGATGATGATACTTGTTCGGGCGACACCAAAGAAAGTAGACTCAGTTCTATCAGAACTTGAGGGACACGAGAATGTACATGATACATATCGAACTAGTGGTTCTGTGAATGTGCTTTGTTTAGTGCGGGCCAGAAACATGAAATCACTCACTGATTTCCTAGAAAATAGCCTTCAGAAGATGGATGGAATCAAAAGTTACGAAAGCCTGCTTATTCTTGAATAA
- a CDS encoding translation initiation factor IF-5A: MSIKRTEVKSLKEGSYMLIDEEPCRIVSIDKSKPGKHGSAKANIMAVGFFDNRKRNVVMPADRMAEVPIIDKRTATVIADQGERLNIMDTESYETYEVSRPDDEEVASQIESNCTVEYWDVMGTKVIMRVKS, translated from the coding sequence TTGTCAATAAAACGTACTGAAGTCAAGTCATTGAAAGAAGGGTCATACATGCTGATAGACGAAGAGCCATGCAGAATTGTCTCTATTGATAAGTCAAAGCCAGGAAAACATGGTTCCGCAAAGGCGAATATAATGGCCGTGGGTTTCTTCGATAATAGGAAGCGAAATGTGGTTATGCCGGCAGACCGGATGGCAGAAGTGCCAATCATCGATAAAAGAACAGCAACAGTAATCGCCGATCAAGGCGAAAGGTTGAACATCATGGACACGGAGAGCTATGAAACCTATGAGGTGTCCCGGCCAGATGATGAAGAGGTGGCCTCTCAAATCGAGAGCAACTGCACGGTCGAATACTGGGATGTCATGGGTACAAAAGTTATCATGCGCGTCAAGAGTTAA